One Microbacterium sp. No. 7 genomic window carries:
- a CDS encoding CaiB/BaiF CoA-transferase family protein encodes MTENQYDPPLAGVRVIDLSTGPMLAIGRLYADLGADITRVDLAGVTTAVPFGPVVDGVEIAAALATLGIPSTRVDPATPQGSAAWRTLLEGADILIETTTPGSPEEEALDVAALRRARPALVVLSVSDFGRDTRFARWKGTSPVFHALSSELSRTGAPGREPLVPPGELPYDTAAAQAAFVALTVFLDRLRTGRGDVIDFSVLEGAAAALDPAFGMAGSAAMGESLASLPRGRTDESHKYPIIPCLDGHVRICVLAKRQWQGMFEWMGRPERFADPSFDNLFVRFASPDLIPAIAAFFADRTRAELEASGQRYGVPTAAVLSVEEAVGTEQVAARGFFRDLELAPGLTAPVPVGIAEVDGVRASVLNVPPPPRPARPATAARLAARPRAERGLPLEGIRVVDFGVIIVGGDSTRMLADLGAEVVKVENSAFPDGARASLPPGVMMPGFASGHRNKRSIGIDLQHPEGLELARRLIAEADLVFTNWKPGTMEKLGLDHASLASVNPGVVVIDSSAFGPTGPWAQRLGYGPLVRAATGFTKKWVYPDAPDGFQDDITVYPDHVSSRIGALLALALLVRRERTGRGGSGSSAQAEIMMSHMVPDLVVSALAARGHAVETPAHDAPWGVFPAAGDDDWLVVTVRGDDEWRALTTAIGRPDLRDDDALRTRAGRDAARQRIDEAVGAWAAAHTADEGMELLQAARVPAGAMLRGADLPRWELSLARRTFREETHPFGTQPFTLENVQIHAEHVADPPSGPAPLLGEHTAQIAAEALGLSADETSALVERGILEAPLLPSQV; translated from the coding sequence ATGACGGAGAACCAGTACGACCCGCCGCTCGCCGGCGTGCGGGTGATCGATCTCTCCACGGGCCCCATGCTCGCGATCGGCCGTCTCTACGCCGACCTCGGCGCCGACATCACGCGCGTCGACCTCGCGGGCGTCACGACGGCCGTGCCGTTCGGCCCCGTCGTCGACGGCGTCGAGATCGCCGCGGCGCTGGCGACCCTCGGCATCCCCTCGACACGCGTCGACCCCGCGACCCCCCAGGGCTCGGCGGCCTGGCGCACGCTGCTCGAGGGCGCCGACATCCTCATCGAGACGACGACGCCCGGATCCCCCGAGGAGGAGGCGCTCGACGTCGCCGCGCTCCGCCGCGCGCGCCCCGCGCTCGTCGTGCTGTCGGTCAGCGACTTCGGACGCGACACGCGGTTCGCGCGCTGGAAGGGCACCAGCCCCGTCTTCCACGCGCTCTCCAGCGAGCTGTCCCGCACCGGCGCGCCCGGCCGCGAGCCGCTCGTGCCGCCGGGCGAGCTCCCCTACGACACGGCGGCCGCGCAGGCCGCGTTCGTCGCGCTCACCGTCTTCCTGGACCGTCTGCGCACGGGCCGCGGCGACGTCATCGACTTCTCCGTGCTGGAGGGCGCCGCCGCGGCGCTCGACCCCGCCTTCGGCATGGCGGGCTCGGCCGCGATGGGCGAGTCGCTCGCCTCGCTGCCCCGCGGGCGCACCGACGAGAGCCACAAGTACCCGATCATCCCGTGCCTCGACGGGCACGTGCGCATCTGCGTGCTCGCGAAGCGCCAGTGGCAGGGCATGTTCGAGTGGATGGGACGCCCCGAGCGGTTCGCCGACCCGTCGTTCGACAACCTCTTCGTGCGCTTCGCGTCACCCGATCTCATCCCCGCGATCGCGGCGTTCTTCGCCGACAGGACGCGCGCCGAGCTGGAGGCGAGCGGGCAGCGCTACGGCGTGCCGACGGCGGCCGTGCTCAGCGTCGAGGAGGCCGTCGGCACGGAGCAGGTCGCGGCGCGCGGCTTCTTCCGCGACCTCGAGCTCGCGCCCGGCCTCACCGCGCCGGTGCCCGTCGGCATCGCCGAGGTCGACGGCGTGCGCGCGAGCGTGCTGAACGTCCCGCCGCCGCCCCGGCCGGCCCGGCCCGCGACGGCCGCACGGCTCGCCGCGCGACCGCGTGCGGAGCGGGGCCTCCCGCTCGAGGGGATCAGGGTCGTCGACTTCGGCGTCATCATCGTCGGCGGCGACAGCACGCGGATGCTCGCCGACCTGGGCGCCGAGGTCGTCAAGGTCGAGAACTCCGCATTCCCCGACGGGGCGCGTGCGTCGCTGCCGCCGGGCGTCATGATGCCGGGGTTCGCGTCGGGGCACCGCAACAAGAGGTCGATCGGCATCGACCTGCAGCATCCCGAGGGCCTCGAGCTCGCACGCCGGCTCATCGCCGAGGCCGACCTCGTCTTCACCAACTGGAAGCCCGGCACGATGGAGAAGCTCGGCCTCGACCACGCCTCCCTGGCATCCGTCAACCCGGGCGTCGTCGTGATCGACAGCTCGGCCTTCGGGCCCACGGGACCGTGGGCCCAGCGCCTCGGCTACGGGCCGCTCGTGCGCGCCGCCACGGGGTTCACGAAGAAGTGGGTATACCCCGATGCGCCCGACGGCTTCCAGGACGACATCACGGTCTACCCCGACCACGTGAGCAGCCGCATCGGCGCGCTCCTCGCCCTGGCGCTGCTCGTCCGCCGCGAGCGCACGGGCCGCGGCGGATCGGGCAGCTCCGCGCAGGCCGAGATCATGATGAGCCACATGGTCCCCGACCTCGTCGTGTCGGCCCTCGCCGCGCGCGGCCACGCGGTCGAGACGCCCGCGCACGACGCGCCGTGGGGCGTGTTCCCCGCCGCCGGCGACGACGACTGGCTCGTCGTCACGGTGCGCGGCGACGACGAGTGGCGGGCGCTCACGACGGCGATCGGCCGACCCGACCTGCGCGACGACGACGCCCTCCGCACCCGCGCGGGCCGCGACGCCGCGCGGCAGCGGATCGACGAGGCGGTCGGCGCCTGGGCCGCCGCGCACACGGCGGACGAGGGCATGGAGCTGCTCCAGGCCGCCCGCGTGCCGGCCGGCGCGATGCTGCGCGGCGCCGACCTGCCGCGGTGGGAGCTCTCCCTCGCGCGTCGCACGTTCCGCGAGGAGACGCACCCGTTCGGCACGCAGCCGTTCACCCTCGAGAACGTGCAGATCCACGCCGAGCACGTCGCCGACCCGCCGTCCGGGCCCGCGCCCCTGCTCGGCGAGCACACGGCGCAGATCGCCGCCGAGGCGCTCGGGCTGTCGGCCGACGAGACGTCGGCGCTCGTCGAGCGCGGCATCCTCGAGGCGCCCCTGCTGCCCTCGCAGGTCTGA
- a CDS encoding phage holin family protein: MPSTHGFRDRADDSLLTLVGEVPELVRNLVTAEVDSAKRWVKSAGKDAGMGGVWFLVALFFVFWMIPALAAFTIIGLSSWMPVWLASLIVVVFTLLAAVVFALLGVARIKRLTRSDNPAKAAAADARIVKDIVDEF, from the coding sequence ATGCCGAGCACCCACGGTTTTCGCGACCGCGCCGACGACAGCCTGCTGACGCTCGTCGGCGAGGTGCCCGAGCTCGTGCGCAACCTCGTCACCGCCGAGGTCGACTCCGCCAAGCGCTGGGTCAAGAGCGCCGGCAAGGACGCGGGCATGGGCGGCGTCTGGTTCCTCGTCGCCCTGTTCTTCGTCTTCTGGATGATCCCCGCGCTCGCCGCGTTCACGATCATCGGCCTGTCGTCGTGGATGCCGGTGTGGCTCGCGAGCCTCATCGTCGTGGTGTTCACGCTGCTCGCCGCCGTCGTCTTCGCGCTCCTGGGCGTCGCGCGCATCAAGCGTCTCACCCGATCCGACAACCCCGCCAAGGCGGCCGCCGCCGACGCGCGCATCGTGAAGGACATCGTCGATGAGTTCTGA
- a CDS encoding aminoglycoside 3'-phosphotransferase, which produces MTPRLAGPPPPGVAVPAAVRAALDARGFRDAVLRPAWRNEAGGLTFSVASGGAGHAVDLYAKWNPVASGESLGDEAERLRWIAGRHPAPAVVDLMTDAGEEVLLTRALPGESAVSERWARDPDAALRALGTGLRRLHDVPLDGCPFDGGVAHRLRAAHVPAGTVEPAPPIDRLVLCQGDPCAPNTLLAGDGSFLAHVDLARLGAADRWADLAVMTMSLEWNYRGYDEAVFWEAYGAEPDPIRIAYYRRLWDAT; this is translated from the coding sequence GTGACGCCGCGCCTCGCGGGCCCGCCGCCGCCCGGGGTCGCGGTGCCCGCCGCCGTGCGCGCGGCGCTCGACGCCCGCGGGTTCCGCGATGCGGTGCTGCGGCCGGCGTGGCGGAACGAGGCCGGCGGCCTCACCTTCTCGGTGGCGAGCGGCGGTGCCGGGCACGCGGTCGACCTCTACGCGAAATGGAACCCGGTCGCCTCGGGCGAGTCGCTCGGCGACGAGGCGGAACGGCTGCGGTGGATCGCGGGCCGGCATCCCGCCCCGGCCGTCGTCGACCTGATGACGGATGCCGGCGAGGAGGTGCTGCTCACGCGCGCGCTTCCCGGCGAGTCCGCGGTCTCGGAGCGGTGGGCGCGCGATCCGGATGCCGCGCTGCGGGCGCTCGGCACGGGACTGCGCCGCCTGCACGACGTGCCGCTCGACGGCTGCCCCTTCGACGGGGGCGTGGCACACCGCCTGCGCGCCGCGCACGTGCCGGCGGGCACGGTCGAGCCCGCTCCCCCGATCGACCGGCTCGTGCTCTGCCAGGGCGACCCGTGCGCGCCGAACACCCTGCTCGCGGGCGACGGGTCGTTCCTCGCGCACGTCGACCTGGCGCGGCTCGGCGCGGCGGACCGGTGGGCCGACCTCGCCGTGATGACGATGTCGCTGGAGTGGAACTACCGGGGCTACGACGAGGCCGTGTTCTGGGAGGCCTACGGCGCGGAGCCCGATCCGATCCGCATCGCCTACTACCGGCGGCTCTGGGACGCGACGTGA
- a CDS encoding acyl-CoA dehydrogenase family protein — MSTVAVESDLDAVRAEAQDWLAQNWHGVDDPAWNRRVAEAGYAAPTWPAEDSGRGYSRAQARAVAAVFDAAGAPGAARELRGFHEYPWLELMGGPIRAYGTPEQKRELLPRLLAGEFGVGCLLYSEPGAGSDLAGLQTRAECDGDEYVVNGQKVWTTGGHLADTALLMARTDWDVPKHAGLSFFIFPMRQPGVEVRPIRQMTGDAEFNEVFLTDARVPAANLIGGPGNGWKVLQIALGAERRGMGEMAMGTAKTSTRPSLYALSDDLVEAARAAGRSDDPVVRQEIMRIHAWRLTNEWNNARALEEFRTNGASSLASLGKLANSRILHGAAALRYRLLGNRALQYDEAADDEAYRIDYDLMFAFINSIGGGSDQIQRNIISERVLGLPKGFEPDKGVPFRDVLKADATRSLG, encoded by the coding sequence ATGAGCACCGTCGCTGTCGAGAGCGATCTCGACGCCGTCCGCGCCGAGGCGCAGGACTGGCTCGCGCAGAACTGGCACGGGGTCGACGACCCCGCATGGAACCGCCGCGTCGCGGAGGCGGGATACGCCGCCCCGACCTGGCCGGCCGAGGACTCCGGCCGCGGCTACAGCCGCGCCCAGGCGCGCGCCGTCGCCGCCGTCTTCGACGCCGCCGGCGCCCCCGGCGCCGCCCGCGAGCTGCGCGGCTTCCACGAGTACCCGTGGCTCGAGCTGATGGGCGGGCCGATCCGCGCCTACGGCACGCCCGAGCAGAAGCGCGAGCTGCTGCCGAGGCTGCTCGCGGGCGAGTTCGGCGTCGGATGCCTGCTGTACAGCGAGCCGGGCGCGGGCTCCGACCTCGCGGGCCTGCAGACGCGGGCCGAGTGCGACGGCGACGAGTACGTCGTCAACGGCCAGAAGGTCTGGACGACGGGCGGCCATCTGGCCGACACGGCGCTGCTCATGGCACGCACCGACTGGGACGTGCCGAAGCACGCGGGCCTGAGCTTCTTCATCTTCCCGATGAGGCAGCCGGGCGTCGAGGTGCGGCCGATCAGGCAGATGACGGGCGACGCGGAGTTCAACGAGGTGTTCCTCACCGACGCGCGCGTTCCCGCCGCGAACCTCATCGGCGGCCCCGGCAACGGCTGGAAGGTGCTGCAGATCGCCCTCGGCGCGGAGCGACGGGGCATGGGCGAGATGGCGATGGGCACCGCGAAGACGTCGACGCGGCCGTCGCTGTACGCGCTGAGCGACGACCTCGTCGAGGCCGCGCGCGCCGCCGGCCGCAGCGACGACCCCGTCGTGCGCCAGGAGATCATGAGGATCCACGCCTGGCGGCTCACCAACGAGTGGAACAACGCGCGCGCGCTCGAGGAGTTCCGCACGAACGGCGCGTCGTCGCTCGCCTCGCTCGGCAAGCTCGCCAACTCGCGCATCCTGCACGGCGCCGCCGCCCTGCGCTACCGGCTCCTGGGCAACCGCGCGCTGCAGTACGACGAGGCGGCGGACGACGAGGCCTACCGCATCGACTACGACCTCATGTTCGCGTTCATCAACTCGATCGGCGGCGGATCCGACCAGATCCAGCGCAACATCATCAGCGAGCGCGTGCTCGGGCTCCCCAAGGGCTTCGAGCCCGACAAGGGCGTGCCGTTCCGCGACGTTCTCAAGGCCGACGCGACCCGGTCGCTCGGCTGA
- a CDS encoding acyl-CoA dehydrogenase family protein has protein sequence MFSALTEEQREFRELVRGFLAEKSTEADVRRLMATEQGYDPQLWRQMAEEVGLQGIAIAEEHGGQGFGWIELGIVLEEMGRVLLCAPYFSTVVLAASAIAESGDAEAAAARLPGIADGSTIATLAFPGENGRWDAEGVTARATREGGSWRISGTAPSTIDGHVASLFVVPARTDEGVSLFLVDRGDGVASTSLQTLDQTRRLAVVTFDGAAAEPLGEPSAGAATLERVLDLAAVGLAAEQAGAARAAFDMSVAYLKERVQFGQPIGAFQALKHMAADVLIEVESASSASSYALWAAAESRDQLPAAASLAAAFCTDALVTACHQNIQFHGGMGFTWEVPAHLYFKRARADEILLGDADFHRERLAQRIGV, from the coding sequence ATGTTCTCAGCGCTCACAGAGGAGCAGCGGGAGTTCCGGGAGCTCGTGCGCGGGTTCCTCGCCGAGAAGTCCACCGAGGCCGACGTGCGCCGCCTCATGGCGACCGAGCAGGGCTACGACCCGCAGCTGTGGCGGCAGATGGCCGAGGAGGTCGGCTTGCAGGGCATCGCGATCGCCGAGGAGCACGGCGGCCAGGGCTTCGGCTGGATCGAGCTCGGCATCGTGCTGGAGGAGATGGGACGCGTGCTCCTGTGCGCGCCCTACTTCTCCACGGTCGTGCTCGCCGCGTCGGCCATCGCCGAGTCGGGTGACGCGGAGGCCGCCGCCGCACGGCTCCCCGGCATCGCCGACGGCTCGACGATCGCGACGCTCGCCTTCCCCGGCGAGAACGGACGGTGGGACGCCGAAGGGGTGACGGCGCGCGCGACGCGCGAGGGCGGGTCGTGGCGCATCAGCGGCACGGCGCCCTCGACGATCGACGGGCACGTCGCGAGCCTCTTCGTCGTGCCCGCGCGCACCGACGAGGGCGTCTCGCTCTTCCTCGTCGACCGCGGCGACGGGGTCGCGTCGACCTCGCTGCAGACCCTCGACCAGACGCGCCGGCTCGCGGTCGTCACGTTCGACGGCGCCGCCGCCGAGCCGCTCGGCGAGCCGTCGGCCGGCGCGGCGACGCTCGAGCGCGTGCTCGACCTCGCGGCCGTCGGGCTCGCGGCGGAGCAGGCGGGCGCCGCGCGGGCCGCGTTCGACATGTCGGTCGCCTACCTCAAGGAGCGCGTGCAGTTCGGCCAGCCGATCGGCGCCTTCCAGGCGCTGAAGCACATGGCGGCCGACGTGCTCATCGAGGTCGAGTCGGCGTCGTCGGCATCGTCGTACGCGCTGTGGGCGGCGGCCGAGTCGCGCGACCAGCTGCCGGCCGCGGCATCCCTGGCCGCCGCGTTCTGCACCGACGCGCTCGTCACGGCCTGTCACCAGAACATCCAGTTCCACGGCGGCATGGGCTTCACGTGGGAGGTGCCCGCGCACCTCTACTTCAAGCGCGCACGGGCCGACGAGATCCTGCTGGGCGACGCGGACTTCCACCGCGAGCGGCTCGCGCAGCGCATCGGCGTCTGA
- a CDS encoding SDR family NAD(P)-dependent oxidoreductase, producing the protein MPTIAIIGAGPGLGLAAARRFGREGFSVALVSRTQAHVDALAERLGGEGVTARGYQADVHDAATLRNALAAAADDLDTVEVLQFSPVPRKDFLRPVLETSVDDLRAAAEFSILGAATAVHAVLPRMREAGRGSILFANGASAATPNGKVAGTSVAFAGESAYGAMLHDALEPEGIRVAQLIIPLAIDGGDPLFASDALADRLWGLHAQPGPFRTTVGQDPV; encoded by the coding sequence ATGCCCACGATCGCGATCATCGGCGCCGGCCCCGGGCTCGGCCTCGCCGCCGCCCGCCGCTTCGGCCGCGAGGGGTTCTCCGTCGCCCTCGTCTCGCGCACGCAGGCGCACGTCGACGCGCTCGCCGAACGGCTCGGCGGCGAGGGCGTCACGGCCCGCGGCTACCAGGCCGACGTGCACGACGCCGCGACGCTGCGGAACGCGCTGGCCGCCGCCGCGGACGACCTCGACACCGTCGAGGTGCTGCAGTTCAGCCCCGTGCCGCGCAAGGACTTCCTCCGCCCCGTGCTCGAGACCTCGGTCGACGACCTCCGCGCCGCCGCCGAGTTCTCGATCCTCGGCGCGGCGACCGCGGTGCACGCCGTGCTGCCCCGCATGCGCGAGGCCGGCCGCGGCAGCATCCTCTTCGCCAACGGCGCCAGCGCCGCGACCCCCAACGGCAAGGTGGCCGGCACCTCGGTCGCCTTCGCGGGCGAGTCGGCCTACGGGGCGATGCTGCACGACGCGCTGGAGCCCGAGGGCATCCGCGTCGCGCAGCTCATCATTCCGCTCGCGATCGACGGCGGCGACCCGCTGTTCGCGTCCGACGCGCTCGCCGATCGGCTCTGGGGGCTGCACGCCCAGCCCGGCCCGTTCCGCACGACCGTCGGCCAGGATCCCGTCTGA
- a CDS encoding protoporphyrinogen/coproporphyrinogen oxidase: MSQTEDLVERARRTRIVVIGGGIAGLVAAHECARFGFGVTLVEQRAELGGGIAAAELDGLTVDVGAMELSPGLAPLIDELGLSAQVEDALPGARWVAGPAGAGPLPEQELLGIPANPWAPEVRRLIGWRGAWRAFVDRLRPPLTIGHERRLATLVRTRMGERVVERLVAPVSVGVFGIHPDRVDVDIAAPGLNQALTRVGSLAGAVAHELPERPAPRRTLTGGMGALVAALRERLDDLAADVRTEAPADGIARTPAGWAVTVAGETIAADAVIVATGEPAARRLLAGHVPALDGPGISPAPVDSVTLVVDAPALDAAPRGHAVYPVPGAATALAVTHLTATWAWLARAAGPRRHVVRVDLPASEADPVRLAAREAETLLGVPLGPVRAAHVEPRERALPGSVVDSPAPALRSAVGALPGLAIAGAWVTGSGLAAAAGGAVAEAGRLRHALLWGDEPDGDDD; this comes from the coding sequence GTGTCACAGACCGAGGACCTCGTCGAGCGCGCCCGCCGCACCCGCATCGTCGTGATCGGCGGCGGGATCGCGGGCCTCGTCGCCGCGCACGAGTGCGCGCGATTCGGCTTCGGGGTCACGCTCGTCGAGCAGCGCGCAGAGCTCGGCGGAGGCATCGCCGCGGCCGAGCTCGACGGGCTCACGGTCGACGTCGGCGCGATGGAGCTCTCGCCCGGGCTCGCGCCGCTCATCGACGAGCTCGGGCTGTCGGCGCAGGTCGAGGACGCGCTCCCCGGCGCGCGGTGGGTCGCCGGGCCCGCGGGCGCCGGACCCCTTCCCGAGCAGGAGCTCCTCGGCATCCCCGCCAATCCGTGGGCGCCCGAGGTGCGACGCCTCATCGGCTGGCGCGGCGCGTGGCGCGCCTTCGTCGACCGGCTGCGGCCGCCGCTGACGATCGGCCACGAGCGCCGCCTCGCCACCCTCGTGCGCACGCGCATGGGCGAGCGCGTGGTCGAGCGCCTCGTGGCGCCCGTGAGCGTCGGCGTGTTCGGCATCCATCCCGATCGCGTCGACGTCGACATCGCCGCGCCCGGGCTCAACCAGGCGCTCACGCGCGTCGGCTCGCTCGCGGGCGCCGTCGCGCACGAGCTGCCCGAGCGCCCCGCGCCCCGCCGCACGCTCACGGGGGGCATGGGCGCGCTCGTCGCGGCGCTGCGGGAGCGGCTCGACGACCTCGCGGCCGACGTGCGCACCGAGGCGCCGGCCGACGGGATCGCGCGCACGCCCGCCGGGTGGGCCGTCACCGTCGCCGGCGAGACGATCGCCGCGGATGCCGTGATCGTCGCCACCGGCGAGCCCGCCGCCCGGCGCCTGCTCGCCGGGCACGTGCCCGCCCTCGACGGGCCCGGGATCTCGCCCGCGCCCGTCGACAGCGTGACGCTCGTCGTCGACGCGCCGGCGCTCGACGCCGCGCCGCGCGGACACGCCGTCTATCCGGTGCCCGGCGCCGCGACGGCCCTCGCCGTGACGCACCTGACCGCGACGTGGGCATGGCTCGCCCGCGCCGCCGGCCCCCGCCGTCACGTCGTGCGCGTGGACCTGCCCGCGAGCGAGGCCGACCCCGTGCGCCTCGCCGCGCGCGAGGCCGAGACGCTGCTGGGCGTGCCGCTCGGACCCGTGCGCGCCGCGCACGTCGAGCCCCGCGAGCGGGCGCTCCCCGGCTCGGTCGTCGACTCGCCGGCGCCCGCGCTGCGCTCCGCCGTCGGCGCTCTGCCGGGCCTCGCGATCGCGGGCGCGTGGGTGACGGGCAGCGGCCTCGCGGCCGCCGCGGGCGGCGCGGTCGCCGAGGCCGGGCGGCTGCGGCACGCGCTGCTGTGGGGCGACGAGCCCGACGGCGACGACGACTGA
- a CDS encoding ABC transporter ATP-binding protein, with protein sequence MTTGQVIEFHGLTKRFGPVTAVDGITARVEPGVVTGFLGPNGAGKTTTLRMLLGLVGATSGTATIGGKRYAALPHPLQTVGAALEASSFHPGRTAAGHLAVYARAAGIPRTRVDEALGLVGLSDVAGRKVGGYSLGMRQRLGLAFALLGDPGVFVLDEPANGLDPEGIKWMRGFLAALAAQGRTVLVSSHLLTEVQQTAQALLVVSRGRLVFQGRAAELTAGEQRATLVDAPDRDALAAALADAGLPVEPAETGLAVPGVEPVRVGAVAAAAGVALSALTERTTTLEDIFLELVDGTRTHPSATEGGDR encoded by the coding sequence ATGACAACGGGACAGGTCATCGAATTCCACGGGCTCACCAAGCGCTTCGGACCCGTGACCGCGGTCGACGGCATCACGGCACGCGTCGAGCCGGGCGTCGTGACGGGCTTCCTCGGCCCCAACGGGGCCGGCAAGACCACGACGCTGCGCATGCTGCTCGGCCTCGTCGGCGCGACCTCGGGCACCGCGACGATCGGCGGCAAGCGCTACGCCGCCCTGCCGCATCCGCTGCAGACGGTCGGCGCCGCGCTCGAGGCGTCGAGCTTCCACCCGGGCCGCACCGCGGCCGGGCACCTCGCCGTGTACGCGCGCGCCGCCGGCATCCCGCGCACGCGCGTCGACGAGGCGCTCGGGCTCGTCGGCCTCTCCGACGTCGCGGGCCGCAAGGTCGGCGGATACTCCCTCGGCATGCGGCAGCGGCTCGGCCTCGCCTTCGCGCTGCTCGGCGACCCCGGCGTGTTCGTGCTCGACGAGCCCGCGAACGGCCTCGACCCCGAGGGCATCAAGTGGATGCGCGGATTCCTCGCCGCGCTCGCCGCGCAGGGCCGCACCGTGCTCGTCTCGTCGCACCTGCTCACCGAGGTGCAGCAGACGGCGCAGGCGCTGCTCGTCGTCAGCCGCGGCCGGCTCGTCTTCCAGGGCCGCGCCGCCGAGCTCACCGCGGGCGAGCAGCGCGCGACGCTCGTCGACGCGCCCGACCGCGACGCGCTCGCGGCCGCGCTGGCCGATGCCGGCCTGCCCGTCGAGCCGGCCGAGACGGGCCTCGCGGTGCCCGGCGTGGAGCCCGTGCGCGTCGGCGCCGTCGCCGCGGCGGCCGGTGTCGCGCTGTCGGCGCTCACGGAGCGCACGACCACGCTCGAGGACATCTTCCTCGAGCTCGTCGACGGTACGCGAACACACCCCTCCGCGACGGAAGGAGGCGACCGATGA
- a CDS encoding uroporphyrinogen-III synthase, whose translation MIHFLPRPAAKPLKGWRVLVPRGGLWGDSVAANLRAQGAIPVIAPLINFAPADDLQTLEKALADLAAGAFDWITLASVATVDVLTAYRAQIPASTRVAAVGETTADALTAAGYRVDLVPDVDNSAAGMAEQLVALEPEPRRFLILRNELARPLISGRLAEAGHEVRSVVAYRTVGVPVAERIVADVRSGRINAILVTSGSVARQVSAQFPEIPESTVIAAIGPGIAKNARKAGLEISVVADEQSLEGLIEAVASLSLPHATDEFAL comes from the coding sequence ATGATCCATTTCCTGCCCCGCCCCGCCGCCAAGCCCCTCAAGGGCTGGCGCGTGCTCGTGCCGCGCGGGGGACTCTGGGGCGACTCCGTCGCGGCCAACCTGCGGGCGCAGGGAGCGATCCCGGTCATCGCGCCGCTCATCAACTTCGCGCCCGCCGACGACCTGCAGACCCTCGAGAAGGCGCTCGCCGACCTCGCCGCGGGAGCGTTCGACTGGATCACCCTCGCGAGCGTCGCCACCGTCGACGTCCTCACCGCGTACCGTGCGCAGATCCCGGCATCCACGCGCGTCGCGGCGGTCGGCGAGACGACCGCCGACGCGCTCACGGCCGCGGGATACCGCGTCGACCTCGTGCCCGACGTGGACAACTCCGCCGCGGGCATGGCCGAGCAGCTCGTCGCCCTCGAGCCCGAGCCGCGCCGGTTCCTCATCCTGCGCAACGAGCTCGCCCGCCCGCTCATCAGCGGGCGCCTCGCCGAGGCCGGCCACGAGGTGCGCAGCGTCGTCGCCTACCGCACGGTCGGCGTTCCCGTCGCCGAGCGCATCGTGGCCGACGTGCGCTCCGGCCGCATCAACGCGATCCTGGTCACGAGCGGGTCGGTCGCCCGGCAGGTCAGCGCCCAGTTCCCCGAGATCCCCGAGAGCACCGTGATCGCGGCGATCGGGCCGGGCATCGCGAAGAACGCCCGCAAGGCGGGCCTGGAGATCAGCGTCGTCGCCGACGAGCAGTCGCTCGAGGGGCTCATCGAGGCCGTGGCGTCGCTCTCGCTGCCGCACGCGACCGACGAGTTCGCGTTGTGA
- a CDS encoding ABC transporter permease: protein MSLVNATRSELAKQFSTSMWWVLAIVLLVYIGATAIGLAATFGAMASGALPGASGPALPEPLIPTIIYTTATAMGYVFPLLIGALLVTGEFRHKTLTPTFLATPRRGVALAAKVAAGVIVGVVYALFGLLAAVGGGAAMFVVFGVDTQLGESDMWAMFARMVLAYVLWVLIGIGVGALVRNQVAAVVGVIAFTQFVEPIVRTIGGLVEAVQPVTRFLPGSSSDALVGGSLYTMIAGPGSDTTPWWAGGLVLLGYAVVLLVVGGATSWRRDVT from the coding sequence ATGAGCCTCGTGAACGCCACGCGCTCCGAGCTGGCCAAGCAGTTCTCGACCTCGATGTGGTGGGTGCTCGCGATCGTGCTGCTCGTCTACATCGGCGCGACCGCCATCGGCCTCGCCGCGACGTTCGGCGCCATGGCGTCGGGGGCGCTCCCCGGCGCATCGGGACCGGCGCTGCCCGAGCCGCTCATCCCCACGATCATCTACACGACCGCGACGGCCATGGGGTACGTCTTCCCGCTGCTCATCGGGGCGCTCCTGGTCACCGGCGAGTTCCGCCACAAGACCCTCACGCCGACGTTCCTCGCGACGCCGCGCCGTGGTGTCGCGCTGGCCGCGAAGGTCGCCGCGGGCGTCATCGTGGGCGTCGTGTACGCGCTCTTCGGACTGCTCGCCGCGGTCGGCGGCGGCGCGGCGATGTTCGTCGTCTTCGGCGTGGACACGCAGCTCGGCGAGAGCGACATGTGGGCGATGTTCGCCCGCATGGTGCTCGCCTACGTGCTGTGGGTGCTCATCGGCATCGGGGTCGGCGCGCTCGTGCGCAACCAGGTGGCGGCGGTCGTGGGCGTCATCGCGTTCACGCAGTTCGTCGAGCCGATCGTGCGCACGATCGGCGGCCTCGTCGAGGCGGTGCAGCCGGTCACCCGGTTCCTCCCCGGCTCGTCGTCCGACGCCCTCGTGGGCGGGAGCCTCTACACGATGATCGCCGGGCCCGGCAGCGACACGACGCCCTGGTGGGCGGGCGGCCTGGTGCTGCTCGGCTACGCCGTCGTGCTGCTCGTCGTCGGCGGCGCCACCAGCTGGCGCCGCGACGTCACCTGA